A single window of Liolophura sinensis isolate JHLJ2023 chromosome 6, CUHK_Ljap_v2, whole genome shotgun sequence DNA harbors:
- the LOC135466215 gene encoding uncharacterized protein LOC135466215 — MAVEKITSLICKPSDQRRGIEIELAIPLLKRHCEVFRDLDRGCLYDIIKHCEYQRSVRDDVIVQQGDKGFFMYIILTGRASVFVDNFVVDDLPNPEETVAARVGLESQQGGSLDRSKFGKFIINFEPGKRFGEMALMAEDEVRNATVIADQMTDLLVIGKDLFNRTLRVNEEREYHIRKDFINNSPLFGRWPPQLKRLVEMSLRKETYRFNTVVTKQGDLVRGLFFISSGQVKLDVNTSQHYRQYPRIFGDMSDQKVKSKPVSRDGITLGLIQDHIRLRRTQGYSASEQRYMSRTAHVCSLQDNECFGDIEVILGLETYLYTVVSMAHTQIYVLDTKNFERLVLRKKNKSGDRLRSTVFTKIIRRIETQNIPIMLHLAAKMKTFIPKARNRSQTKMLSLTGSNDSSQTSLALSDSDPSCGLVIHSDGGLSRTRKTSLSSRGISRPHTAPHRHPRSIRLLAGSDLHSYVKPKSAHRGKSARGRNIPEMVRRWRDAALKPPSDRPHTAPSGPRQKMSPQPHSANSFGQHVAFKTISQPKNAKVNVGATIDSYRSVLHALQIIKVNISARSSTAVSTEGADVKHADYSLPDNHDDVTDDETSQAALEQLENKMASFFQKLDAKEKTRSVNSSYKLKRFRLENGGRPPTPGGRVLIRTTPCPEPTGTDKRGASGHHHVRRFVLSRPSDFTRLYDNPR; from the exons ATGGCTGTAGAGAAAATAACAAGTTTGATTTGCAAGCCTTCAGACCAGAGAAGAGGCATTGAGATAGAACTGGCCATACCTTTGTTAAAGAGGCATTGCGAAGTGTTCCGGGATTTGGACCGAG GTTGTTTGTATGATATAATCAAGCATTGCGAGTATCAACGGTCAGTGCGCGATGATGTGATTGTCCAACAGGGAGACAAAGGCTTCTT CATGTATATAATACTGACCGGACGTGCGTCCGTCTTCGTCGATAACTTTGTAGTGGATGACTTACCAAATCCCGAGGAGACGGTGGCAGCAAGGGTGGGCTTGGAATCACAACAAGGGGGATCACTGGATCGGTCAAAGTTTGGGAAGTTCATCATCAATTTCG AGCCTGGGAAACGGTTTGGTGAGATGGCTCTGATGGCGGAAGATGAGGTGAGGAACGCCACGGTCATCGCTGACCAGATGACAGATCTCCTCGTGATAGGAAAGGATCTCTTCAACAGAACTCTTCGG GTCAACGAAGAAAGAGAATATCACATACGGAAGGACTTCATCAACAACAGTCCATTGTTTGGGCGTTGGCCTCCACAGCTTAAGCGACTGGTGGAAATGAGCCTACGGAAGGAGACGTATAGGTTTAATACCGTGGTGACGAAGCAGGGTGACCTTGTGAGGGGATTGTTCTTCATCAGCAG CGGCCAGGTAAAACTTGATGTGAACACGTCTCAGCATTACCGTCAATATCCTAGAATATTTGGAGATATGTCGGATCAAAAAGTTAAATCAAA ACCAGTGAGTAGAGACGGTATTACTTTGGGCCTCATCCAAGACCACATCCGGCTGCGCCGTACACAGGGTTACAGTGCCTCCGAGCAGCGATACATGAGCCGAACTGCGCATGTCTGTTCTCTGCAGGACAATGAATGCTTCG GTGACATCGAGGTGATCCTTGGTCTGGAGACATACCTTTACACTGTTGTCAGCATGGCGCACACACAAATCTACGTATTAGACACCAAAAACTTTGAGAGGCTGGTGTTacgaaagaaaaacaaatcaggCGACAGATTAAGGTCCACAGTTTTCACAAAGATCATACGAAGAATCGAAACTCAAAACATTCCGATCATGCTCCATCTGGCGGCAAAAATGAAGACTTTTATACCAAAGGCGAGAAATCGATCGCAGACAAAAATGTTGAGTCTTACTGGCAGCAATGACTCTTCCCAAACATCATTAGCACTTTCAGACTCAGACCCTAGTTGTGGTCTTGTTATCCACAGTGATGGAGGTTTATCCAGAACCAGGAAAACATCTCTATCCTCACGGGGCATTTCACGTCCACACACCGCACCTCATCGTCACCCTCGTAGTATACGTCTTTTGGCAGGCTCGGATTTGCACAGTTACGTTAAGCCCAAAAGTGCACACAGAGGTAAAAGTGCTAGAGGTAGAAATATACCTGAAATGGTCCGACGGTGGCGGGATGCTGCACTCAAACCGCCCTCGGACAGGCCACACACCGCGCCCTCGGGACCAAGGCAGAAAATGTCCCCACAGCCCCACAGCGCAAATTCGTTCGGGCAACATGTTGCTTTCAAAACCATTAGTCAGCCAAAGAATGCCAAGGTTAATGTGGGTGCAACAATCGACAGTTATCGCTCAGTATTGCACGCTCTCCAGATAATAAAGGTGAACATAAGCGCCAGAAGTTCAACAGCAGTCAGTACAGAGGGCGCAGACGTTAAGCATGCTGATTACAGTCTACCTGACAACcacgatgacgtcactgatgACGAAACCAGTCAGGCTGCCCTGGAGCAgttagaaaacaaaatggcgtCGTTTTTTCAGAAACTTGATGCTAAGGAAAAGACACGATCAGTTAATTCATCTTACAAACTGAAGCGATTTCGACTGGAG AATGGGGGTCGTCCACCTACCCCAGGGGGGCGTGTCCTTATAAGAACCACACCCTGTCCCGAGCCCACGGGCACAGACAAACGCGGAGCATCCGGACACCACCATGTTCGCCGTTTTGTGCTCTCTCGGCCATCAGACTTCACCCGTCTCTACGATAATCCAAGGTGA
- the LOC135468515 gene encoding cyclin-K-like: MPCWYYEKKELRNTPSFLDNIDPNTEARYRREGARFIFDAGTKLGLRYDSCATGVVYFHRFYMFHSFKEFHRYVTGACCLFLAGKVEETPKKCKDIIKTCRSLLTEQQFSVFGEDPREEVMTLERILLQTIKFDLQVQHPYTRLLHYAKQLKGDKQKIQKVVQMAWTFINDSMCTMLSLQWEPDIISVAMLYLATRLSKLDIQDWVGKPQGSKLKWWEGLVEDLSQELIEDICHQVLDLYSSKSQKREESPPMTPSQRPQPSAKRTRNSSPLDESLPSSQGKNSSGGKAPKLDNERGPSRSTSKEDLGRREPKRRVEAPQSSHAPSAPYSGPPSTYSGAPPATTQSVPTSHPSTAPATHPAGPPGSHQAYQGGDNGFTQYNPYVSSQMYSSSFMSQEGSQSIQSLITGGEGSNPNYTEPPPQQPHDYNQVYQPPPGYQPQPYTSNPPPPAQPYPPHTQSYPNYPPPPRSYPPPVPTSTQPQAPGYDPRLPFPGGSQSYQHPPPPAQPQQQQYNYNQQYGQANYPHHQTYQPPPGGQQFPQYNNPGGPPRGPHPKKPKKSDSSTPNKSTCLATVRITGR; the protein is encoded by the exons ATGCCTTGCTGGTATTATGAGAAGAAAGAGTTGCGGAACACCCCATCATTTTTGGATAACATTGACCCTAACACAGAGGCACGCTACCGACGAGAGGGGGCAAGGTTCATCTTTGATGCCGGAACAAAATTAGGATT ACGTTATGATTCCTGTGCCACAGGAGTTGTCTATTTTCATCGGTTCTACATGTTCCATTCATTTAAAGAGTTCCATCGTTAT GTAACTGGTGCTTGCTGTTTGTTCCTAGCTGGAAAAGTTGAAGAAACACCAAAGAAATGTAAAGACATCATCAAAACATGTCGCAGTCTTCTTACAGAACaacaattttctgtatttgggGAAGACCCAAGA GAGGAGGTTATGACCTTGGAGCGGATCCTTCTCCAAACAATAAAGTTTGACCTTCAGGTCCAACATCCCTACACAAGATTGCTACACTATGCCAAGCAGCTCAAAG GTGACAAGCAGAAGATTCAGAAGGTGGTACAAATGGCATGGACATTCATTAATGACAG CATGTGCACTATGCTAAGCCTGCAGTGGGAGCCAGACATTATATCTGTAGCCATGCTCTACCTGGCCACACGGCTCTCCAAGCTGGATATCCAGGACTGGGTGGGTAAACCCCAGGGCTCCAAACTTAAATGGTGGGAAGGCTTAGTGGAGGATCTATCACAGGAACTTATTGAGG ATATCTGCCATCAAGTATTGGACCTGTACTCCTCCAAATCCCAGAAGAGGGAGGAGTCTCCCCCCATGACACCCTCACAGAGGCCTCAGCCCTCTGCCAAGAGAACCCGTAAT AGCTCCCCACTGGATGAGAGTCTGCCGTCTTCACAAGGCA AGAACTCCAGTGGTGGGAAAGCCCCAAAACTTGACAATGAGAGAGGACCTTCACGTAGTACGTCTAAGGAGGATTTGGGAAGAAGAGAACCGAAGAGACGTGTAGAGGCTCCCCAGTCTAGCCATGCACCATCTGCTCCATATAGTGGCCCACCCAGCACATACTCTGGAGCCCCACCTGCCACCACCCAGTCAGTACCCACATCACACCCATCCACAGCACCTGCTACCCACCCAGCTGGGCCACCTGGTAGCCACCAGGCGTATCAAGGGGGAGATAACGGTTTCACCCAGTACAATCCTTATGTATCATCACAGATGTATTcctcatcatttatgtcacagGAGGGCAGTCAGTCCATCCAGTCGCTGATCACAGGTGGGGAAGGATCAAACCCGAATTACACAGAACCACCACCCCAACAACCTCATGACTACAACCAGGTGTACCAGCCACCCCCAGGCTATCAGCCCCAACCTTACACCAGCAACCCCCCTCCTCCTGCGCAGCCCTACCCCCCTCACACACAATCTTATCCTAACTACCCACCTCCCCCTCGGAGCTACCCTCCCCCTGTACCCACCTCCACCCAGCCACAAGCCCCAGGCTATGATCCCAGGTTACCCTTTCCTGGAGGCAGTCAGTCCTATCAGCATCCACCACCACCAgcacaaccacaacaacaacaatataacTACAATCAGCAGTATGGACAAGCAAACTACCCTCATCACCAGACATACCAGCCTCCCCCAGGGGGTCAACAGTTCCCCCAATACAACAACCCAGGTGGACCTCCAAGAGGCCCTCACCCCAAGAAGCCCAAGAAAAGTGATAGCTCCACACCTAATAAGTCCACCTGCTTGGCCACAGTACGGATAACTGGTAGATGA